A DNA window from Brassica napus cultivar Da-Ae chromosome C1, Da-Ae, whole genome shotgun sequence contains the following coding sequences:
- the LOC125580416 gene encoding uncharacterized protein At3g43530-like isoform X2, translated as MTKPKRGGKKNTKQKKGKSTKKNIAHVEEQHVEELSTGNDRDDLSAHENETDHPAQENETDHLSATSQECQPLPPDVLYFKNTEFTKTCKIQSKCYVSNTVATIKTLKPELKWFENHPQFCHIFHMPDEPYLKLLGVWMLLLRTIPLEEGEDTSWFAVNGVPIRYSIREHALISGLDCSGYPDKYEELGSYEFVDRHFVSHKAITMKSVEEKLLSMRACGDRLRMAVLYFLGTVIRGRGRYNAPFDSFILRIVNDVEDCKTFPWGHLTFDDNIRSINRLMKRLNGKAKKNINFPGFILPLEMLAFECIPALNAQFREHVAGCLANCPRMCKWRFQSNSMKGYPLEDLYNALGKTKVIKSVLAPTIDKETLMARIMEDEPDYENEDGPSNLWSSWLTVKEKPIWWKDLYELDVAARKFPTKKDKMKVNEEASSSNASLEDVLKGIEERLMTCLSEVSVKVETMNKRLCVMEKSQVVLKRRSKRMKAMEKRLEDIENCQYHLKKNGRKQKAMVERIDVLEKEMKRKENENVEGFDYQNMDFDWDGGRSVDAEMVEEPEGQKAEETDKEEEKEEAEIEKKGKDGEEEAQKENTSSEEEKELEVQVEEDKEAEEEKEQEVETENKEGEAAQTQAEDDEEKGEEEVEKEGENTAETEPPVEVEEEVQKKIEEEGEENVENEHLAEVEEEVQNENEEELNEGKEVEEEPEQKEAELDEGKEVEEEPEQTEKVEKEDRIYTEEEKKRWILTVCKTDDVPPVEKTGGTEETSRTPARGGGEA; from the exons ATGACAAAACCAAAGCGTGGAGGAAAGAAAAATACTAAGCAGAAGAAAGGAAagtctacaaaaaaaaacattgctcATGTAGAAGAACAACATGTAGAAGAGCTTTCAACTGGAAATGATAGGGATGATCTGTCAGCACATGAAAACGAGACTGATCATCCTGCACAGGAGAATGAGACTGATCATCTGTCAGCGACATCTCAG GAATGCCAACCATTGCCACCTGATGTGCTATACTTCAAGAACACCGAGTTCACCAAGACATGCAAGATACAAAGCAAGTGCTATGTGAGTAACACGGTGGCTACCATCAAGACGCTTAAGCCTGAGTTGAAGTGGTTCGAGAACCACCCTCAGTTTTGTCATATTTTCCACATGCCCGATGAACCATACTTGAAGCTGCTGGGTGTGTGGATGCTTCTATTGCGAACCATTCCCTTAGAAGAGGGAGAGGACACATCTTGGTTTGCGGTTAATGGCGTGCCCATCCGGTATTCCATCAGAGAGCATGCACTCATCTCAGGTTTGGACTGCAGTGGATACCCGGATAAGTATGAGGAGTTGGGGAGCTATGAGTTTGTAGATAGGCATTTTGTGTCACACAAAGCGATAACCATGAAATCTGTTGAAGAGAAGCTGTTGAGCATGAGAGCGTGTGGGGATCGACTCAGGATGGCGGTGCTCTACTTCTTGGGCACTGTTATCAGAGGGAGGGGAAGGTATAATGCCCCCTTTGACTCTTTCATTCTAAGAATCGTCAACGATGTGGAGGATTGCAAAACCTTTCCTTGGGGTCACTTGACGTTTGATGATAATATCCGGTCCATTAATCGCTTGATGAAGCGTCTCAATGGGAAAGCTAAGAAGAATATCAACTTTCCTGGCTTCATACTTCCTTTAGAG aTGCTGGCATTTGAGTGTATTCCAGCTCTGAATGCTCAATTCAGAGAACATGTAGCCGGTTGTCTTGCTAACTGTCCGAGGATGTGCAAGTGGCGGTTCCAAAGTAACAGCATGAAGGGTTATCCACTTGAGGATTTGTACAATGCACTTGGAAAAACGAAG GTGATTAAAAGTGTTTTGGCTCCTACTATTGATAAAGAAACTCTCATGGCGCGTATAATGGAGGACGAGCCAGACTATGAAAATGAAGATGGGCCAAGTAATTTGTGGAGCTCATGGCTTACTGTTAAGGAGAAGCCTATCTGGTGGAAAGATCTCTATGAGTTAGATGTGGCTGCAAGGAAATTTCCTACGAAGAAAGACAAAATGAAGGTGAATGAAGAAGCATCCTCCTCTAATGCAAGTTTGGAGGACGTTTTGAAAGGGATTGAAGAGAGGTTGATGACATGTTTGAGTGAAGTGAGTGTGAAGGTGGAGACAATGAACAAGAGGCTCTGTGTCATGGAAAAGAGCCAAGTCGTTTTAAAAAGGAGGAGTAAGAGGATGAAGGCAATGGAGAAGAGGCTTGAGGACATTGAAAATTGCCAATATCATTTGAAAAAGAATGGCAGGAAGCAGAAGGCGATGGTTGAGAGGATTGATGTGCTTGAGAAAGagatgaagaggaaggagaacgAGAACGTTGAGGGTTTTGACTACCAAAACATGGATTTTGACTGGGATGGAGGACGTTCTGTAGATGCAGAAATGGTAGAAGAACCAGAAGGTCAGAAAGCTGAAGAGACCGATAAAGAGGAGGAAAAAGAGGAGGCTGAGATCGAGAAAAAAGGGAAAGATGGCGAAGAAGAGGCTCAGAAGGAAAATACAAGTTCCGAGGAAGAGAAAGAACTGGAAGTTCAggttgaagaagataaagaagctgaggaagaaaaagaacaagaagTTGAGACTGAAAATAAAGAAGGTGAAGCTGCTCAGACTCAAgctgaagatgatgaagaaaaagGTGAAGAAGAGGTTGAAAAAGAGGGTGAAAACACTGCTGAAACTGAACCTCCTGTTGAAGTTGAAGAAGAGGTTCAAAAAAAGATTGAAGAAGAGGGTGAAGAAAATGTTGAAAATGAACATCTAGCTGAAGTTGAAGAAGAGGTTCAAAACGAGAATGAAGAAGAGCTTAATGAAGGAAAAGAGGTTGAAGAAGAACCTGAGCAGAAAGAGGCAGAGCTAGATGAAGGGAAAGAGGTTGAAGAAGAACCTGAGCAGACTGAGAAAGTTGAGAAAGAAGATAGGATATACAcggaggaagagaagaaaaggTGGATT
- the LOC125580416 gene encoding uncharacterized protein At3g43530-like isoform X1: MIECFLLQDIQKIEIMTKPKRGGKKNTKQKKGKSTKKNIAHVEEQHVEELSTGNDRDDLSAHENETDHPAQENETDHLSATSQECQPLPPDVLYFKNTEFTKTCKIQSKCYVSNTVATIKTLKPELKWFENHPQFCHIFHMPDEPYLKLLGVWMLLLRTIPLEEGEDTSWFAVNGVPIRYSIREHALISGLDCSGYPDKYEELGSYEFVDRHFVSHKAITMKSVEEKLLSMRACGDRLRMAVLYFLGTVIRGRGRYNAPFDSFILRIVNDVEDCKTFPWGHLTFDDNIRSINRLMKRLNGKAKKNINFPGFILPLEMLAFECIPALNAQFREHVAGCLANCPRMCKWRFQSNSMKGYPLEDLYNALGKTKVIKSVLAPTIDKETLMARIMEDEPDYENEDGPSNLWSSWLTVKEKPIWWKDLYELDVAARKFPTKKDKMKVNEEASSSNASLEDVLKGIEERLMTCLSEVSVKVETMNKRLCVMEKSQVVLKRRSKRMKAMEKRLEDIENCQYHLKKNGRKQKAMVERIDVLEKEMKRKENENVEGFDYQNMDFDWDGGRSVDAEMVEEPEGQKAEETDKEEEKEEAEIEKKGKDGEEEAQKENTSSEEEKELEVQVEEDKEAEEEKEQEVETENKEGEAAQTQAEDDEEKGEEEVEKEGENTAETEPPVEVEEEVQKKIEEEGEENVENEHLAEVEEEVQNENEEELNEGKEVEEEPEQKEAELDEGKEVEEEPEQTEKVEKEDRIYTEEEKKRWILTVCKTDDVPPVEKTGGTEETSRTPARGGGEA, translated from the exons ATGATTGAATGTTTTTTGTTACAGGATATCCAGAAGATCGAGATAATGACAAAACCAAAGCGTGGAGGAAAGAAAAATACTAAGCAGAAGAAAGGAAagtctacaaaaaaaaacattgctcATGTAGAAGAACAACATGTAGAAGAGCTTTCAACTGGAAATGATAGGGATGATCTGTCAGCACATGAAAACGAGACTGATCATCCTGCACAGGAGAATGAGACTGATCATCTGTCAGCGACATCTCAG GAATGCCAACCATTGCCACCTGATGTGCTATACTTCAAGAACACCGAGTTCACCAAGACATGCAAGATACAAAGCAAGTGCTATGTGAGTAACACGGTGGCTACCATCAAGACGCTTAAGCCTGAGTTGAAGTGGTTCGAGAACCACCCTCAGTTTTGTCATATTTTCCACATGCCCGATGAACCATACTTGAAGCTGCTGGGTGTGTGGATGCTTCTATTGCGAACCATTCCCTTAGAAGAGGGAGAGGACACATCTTGGTTTGCGGTTAATGGCGTGCCCATCCGGTATTCCATCAGAGAGCATGCACTCATCTCAGGTTTGGACTGCAGTGGATACCCGGATAAGTATGAGGAGTTGGGGAGCTATGAGTTTGTAGATAGGCATTTTGTGTCACACAAAGCGATAACCATGAAATCTGTTGAAGAGAAGCTGTTGAGCATGAGAGCGTGTGGGGATCGACTCAGGATGGCGGTGCTCTACTTCTTGGGCACTGTTATCAGAGGGAGGGGAAGGTATAATGCCCCCTTTGACTCTTTCATTCTAAGAATCGTCAACGATGTGGAGGATTGCAAAACCTTTCCTTGGGGTCACTTGACGTTTGATGATAATATCCGGTCCATTAATCGCTTGATGAAGCGTCTCAATGGGAAAGCTAAGAAGAATATCAACTTTCCTGGCTTCATACTTCCTTTAGAG aTGCTGGCATTTGAGTGTATTCCAGCTCTGAATGCTCAATTCAGAGAACATGTAGCCGGTTGTCTTGCTAACTGTCCGAGGATGTGCAAGTGGCGGTTCCAAAGTAACAGCATGAAGGGTTATCCACTTGAGGATTTGTACAATGCACTTGGAAAAACGAAG GTGATTAAAAGTGTTTTGGCTCCTACTATTGATAAAGAAACTCTCATGGCGCGTATAATGGAGGACGAGCCAGACTATGAAAATGAAGATGGGCCAAGTAATTTGTGGAGCTCATGGCTTACTGTTAAGGAGAAGCCTATCTGGTGGAAAGATCTCTATGAGTTAGATGTGGCTGCAAGGAAATTTCCTACGAAGAAAGACAAAATGAAGGTGAATGAAGAAGCATCCTCCTCTAATGCAAGTTTGGAGGACGTTTTGAAAGGGATTGAAGAGAGGTTGATGACATGTTTGAGTGAAGTGAGTGTGAAGGTGGAGACAATGAACAAGAGGCTCTGTGTCATGGAAAAGAGCCAAGTCGTTTTAAAAAGGAGGAGTAAGAGGATGAAGGCAATGGAGAAGAGGCTTGAGGACATTGAAAATTGCCAATATCATTTGAAAAAGAATGGCAGGAAGCAGAAGGCGATGGTTGAGAGGATTGATGTGCTTGAGAAAGagatgaagaggaaggagaacgAGAACGTTGAGGGTTTTGACTACCAAAACATGGATTTTGACTGGGATGGAGGACGTTCTGTAGATGCAGAAATGGTAGAAGAACCAGAAGGTCAGAAAGCTGAAGAGACCGATAAAGAGGAGGAAAAAGAGGAGGCTGAGATCGAGAAAAAAGGGAAAGATGGCGAAGAAGAGGCTCAGAAGGAAAATACAAGTTCCGAGGAAGAGAAAGAACTGGAAGTTCAggttgaagaagataaagaagctgaggaagaaaaagaacaagaagTTGAGACTGAAAATAAAGAAGGTGAAGCTGCTCAGACTCAAgctgaagatgatgaagaaaaagGTGAAGAAGAGGTTGAAAAAGAGGGTGAAAACACTGCTGAAACTGAACCTCCTGTTGAAGTTGAAGAAGAGGTTCAAAAAAAGATTGAAGAAGAGGGTGAAGAAAATGTTGAAAATGAACATCTAGCTGAAGTTGAAGAAGAGGTTCAAAACGAGAATGAAGAAGAGCTTAATGAAGGAAAAGAGGTTGAAGAAGAACCTGAGCAGAAAGAGGCAGAGCTAGATGAAGGGAAAGAGGTTGAAGAAGAACCTGAGCAGACTGAGAAAGTTGAGAAAGAAGATAGGATATACAcggaggaagagaagaaaaggTGGATT
- the LOC125580417 gene encoding UPF0725 protein At3g25080-like encodes MFLSCRNEEELDRESAETDELLKKYGIFDLKSSRNDLLRYRCTKDHPCPRLVRLYAKMGLHRYNLLQGTKFKLKCVRKYIETMGTAARSYYMTLDAIDTAAAGSSSSLQTFQTKVSEEACGLFILLCDIARIRGESKSDEETMGVDRSMPEWPPENPFERHCLGKEEVNSNDWIRLYVELALAATEDRDGELKFKLKIVNVATDLLDGGLNARNATFYIRYLDKSKGEESDCIACVRRRIDEETGCFILVGQTHPTSDILSKKRKFVGGDSVDKRTKTGLPDHISSELATREDHEAVSSDSSSVVSIE; translated from the exons ATGTTCTTAAGCTGTCGCAATGAAGAAGAATTGGATCGCGAATCGGCGGAAACGGATGAACTTTTGAAGAAATACGGT ATATTCGATCTCAAAAGCTCTAGGAACGACCTACTTAGATACAGATGTACGAAAGATCATCCTTGTCCTCGCTTAGTCCGCCTGTATGCTAAGATGGGCCTCCATCGTTACAACTTGCTGCAG GGTACAAAGTTTAAGCTCAAATGCGTGAGGAAATACATCGAGACAATGGGTACTGCTGCTCGCTCCTATTACATGACTTTGGATGCAATTGACACAGCTGCTGCTGGTAGCTCTTCTTCGCTTCAAACTTTTCAGACTAAAGTATCGGAAGAGGCTTGTGGCCTATTCATTCTGTTGTGCGATATTGCAAGAATTCGAG GGGAATCAAAAAGTGACGAAGAGACGATGGGTGTGGACAGAAGCATGCCTGAGTGGCCGCCAGAGAATCCTTTTGAAAGACATTGCCTG GGGAAGGAAGAGGTGAATTCCAATGACTGGATTCGTCTTTATGTGGAACTTGCTCTTGCCGCAACTGAAGATAGGGATGGTGAATTGAAGTTCAAATTGAAGATTGTGAACGTGGCTACAGATTTGCTCGATGGGGGACTCAACGCCAGAAATGCTACTTTTTACATAAGGTACTTGGACAAGTCCAAGGGTGAGGAATCTGATTGCATTGCTTGTGTTAGGAGAAGGATTGATGAGGAAACTGGATGTTTCATCCTAGTTGGTCAGACTCATCCAACTTCAGATATTTTATCAAAGAAGCGTAAGTTTGTTGGTGGGGATAGCGTCGACAAAAGGACCAAGACCGGACTTCCAGATCATATCTCGTCAGAACTAGCTACCCGCGAGGATCATGAAGCTGTGAGCTCTGACTCTTCTTCAGTTGTTTCAATTGAGTAA